In one window of Nicotiana tabacum cultivar K326 chromosome 12, ASM71507v2, whole genome shotgun sequence DNA:
- the LOC107827609 gene encoding transcription factor MYB58: MGKGRAPCCDKSKVKKGPWTPAEDLKLISFIQKNGHGNWRSLPKQAGLLRCGKSCRLRWINYLRPDVKRGNFTPEEEDTIIKLHDSLGNRWSKIASYLPGRTDNEIKNVWNTHLKKRVGILKKEIMITTTTQEAFETNNKGQYIDVATSLTEEATASAAGSCSPTSSYGSLNLCNLSTEHVRAAEARDNQDQVINEIPSDSAGADIDFWDMLDTDLSPDLDYSKVLDINLHSDQSQLQAPHYTHESSSDKYDECQKWLRYLEIELGLTQTSTTTTTTYTGANYYECCDGFTSQDQNNTMQV, encoded by the exons ATGGGTAAAGGAAGAGCACCTTGTTGTGATAAAAGTAAGGTGAAGAAAGGGCCATGGACTCctgctgaagatttgaagcttattTCATTCATTCAAAAAAATGGCCATGGCAACTGGCGATCCCTCCCCAAACAAGCTG GGTTACTGAGGTGTGGAAAGAGTTGCCGGTTGAGGTGGATTAACTACTTGAGACCTGACGTAAAACGAGGGAATTTCACTCCAGAAGAAGAAGACACCATAATTAAACTACATGACTCTTTGGGGAACAG GTGGTCAAAGATTGCATCTTATTTGCCTGGAAGAACTGATAACGAGATTAAAAATGTATGGAATACTCATTTAAAGAAAAGAGTAGGGATATTGAAGAAAGAAATCATGATCACTACTACTACTCAAGAAGCATTTGAAACCAACAATAAGGGCCAATACATAGATGTTGCTACTAGTTTAACTGAGGAAGCCACAGCATCTGCAGCAGGTTCTTGCTCTCCAACTTCTTCCTATGGCTCATTAAACCTCTGCAACTTGAGTACTGAACACGTTCGCGCAGCAGAGGCTCGCGACAACCAAGATCAGGTGATTAATGAAATACCATCAGATTCAGCAGGGGCAGATATTgatttttgggacatgttggataCTGATTTGAGTCCTGATTTAGACTACTCCAAAGTACTGGACATCAATCTGCACTCTGATCAGTCTCAGCTGCAGGCGCCTCATTATACACATGAAAGCTCGTCAGATAAATATGATGAATGCCAAAAGTGGTTGAGATACTTGGAAATTGAACTCGGACTAACTCAAActagtactactactactactacgtATACTGGAGCTAATTATTATGAATGTTGCGACGGTTTTACCTCACAAGACCAAAATAACACCATGCAAGTATAG